A stretch of the Uranotaenia lowii strain MFRU-FL chromosome 3, ASM2978415v1, whole genome shotgun sequence genome encodes the following:
- the LOC129751406 gene encoding spermine synthase isoform X1 → MSANSVLLDFSLEPSRIGDEVSRKDIVKLCKEHLEKYLPGLKISYDMLTEDGYLCILNAPGAVITTIRFFNQGLITINIEYYRAERDEAKLSFEQMKTLENNLRLKLEAKRSKHLPPIKRGSNVDVYLTSSDERVIEYDIDKVLYDKRSEFQKIQIVHSKSLGNMLVLDELQNIAEADLIYTETLMRRGIENYKDKEICILGGGDGALLYELLKEEPKFVVMLEIDELVMQACNKYMNSICGDVLERRKSDNYEIVVGDCMVYLNKYIKDGRKFDYVFGDLTDIPISDTPTGEIWDFIRTILESSFKVLKPTGKFMTHGNGVSCPESLEMYEEQLGKLTPKVAFTKCTAFVPSFMEEWVFYQVQDETAVAANV, encoded by the exons ATGTCGGCCAATTCGGTACTGCTGGATTTCTCGCTAGAGCCGTCCCGTATCGGTGATGAAGTGTCGCGAAAGGACATCGTGAAGCTGTGTAAAGAACACCTGGAAAAGTATCTACCGGGGCTAAAAATATCCTACGATATGCTAACCGAAGACGGATATCTATGCATCCTGAATGCTCCCGGTGCGGTCATTACGACGATTCGGTTCTTCAACCAAGGCCTGATTACGATCAACATCGAGTACTACCGGGCCGAGCGGGATGAAGCCAAACTATCCTTCGAA CAAATGAAAACGCTAGAGAACAACTTGCGCCTCAAATTGGAGGCCAAACGCTCCAAGCACCTTCCACCGATAAAAAGAGGCAGTAATGTTGACGTGTACTTAACGAGCTCAG ATGAACGTGTCATCGAATACGACATCGACAAGGTTCTGTATGACAAGCGTTCTGAATTTCAAAAGATCCAGATTGTCCACTCCAAGAGTTTGGGTAACATGCTCGTTCTGGACGAACTGCAAA ATATTGCAGAAGCCGATCTTATCTACACGGAAACGTTGATGCGCCGTGGTATCGAGAACTACAAGGACAAAGAGATTTGTATCCTTGGAGGCGGGGATGGAGCCCTGCTGTACGAGCTACTGAAGGAAGAACCCAAGTTTGTGGTAATGCTGGAAATTGACGAGCTAGTCATGCAGGCCTGTAACAAGTACATGAATTCCATCTGCGGGGATGTGTTGGAGAGGCGCAAAAGTGACAATTACGAGATAGTCGTCGGCGATTGTATGGTCTACCTGAACAAATACATCAAGGATGGGCGCAAATTCGATTACGTATTCGGTGACTTGACTGATATTCCGATTTCCGATACACCTACCGGTGAAATTTGGGATTTCATTCGCACAATTTTGGAATCATCGTTCAAGGTTCTCAAGCCTACTGGAAAGTTCATGACTCAC ggAAACGGTGTCAGCTGTCCAGAGTCGCTTGAAATGTACGAGGAACAGCTTGGCAAGCTCACTCCAAAGGTCGCATTCACTAAATGCACAGCATTTGTTCCATCGTTCATGGAAGAATGGGTCTTTTATCAAGTGCAGGACGAGACCGCAGTGGCGGCCAACGTTTGA
- the LOC129751406 gene encoding spermine synthase isoform X2 encodes MSANSVLLDFSLEPSRIGDEVSRKDIVKLCKEHLEKYLPGLKISYDMLTEDGYLCILNAPGAVITTIRFFNQGLITINIEYYRAERDEAKLSFEQTRELENSLVQNLKLNHGQSLPTLQRGPVTRYFPTADERVIEYDIDKVLYDKRSEFQKIQIVHSKSLGNMLVLDELQNIAEADLIYTETLMRRGIENYKDKEICILGGGDGALLYELLKEEPKFVVMLEIDELVMQACNKYMNSICGDVLERRKSDNYEIVVGDCMVYLNKYIKDGRKFDYVFGDLTDIPISDTPTGEIWDFIRTILESSFKVLKPTGKFMTHGNGVSCPESLEMYEEQLGKLTPKVAFTKCTAFVPSFMEEWVFYQVQDETAVAANV; translated from the exons ATGTCGGCCAATTCGGTACTGCTGGATTTCTCGCTAGAGCCGTCCCGTATCGGTGATGAAGTGTCGCGAAAGGACATCGTGAAGCTGTGTAAAGAACACCTGGAAAAGTATCTACCGGGGCTAAAAATATCCTACGATATGCTAACCGAAGACGGATATCTATGCATCCTGAATGCTCCCGGTGCGGTCATTACGACGATTCGGTTCTTCAACCAAGGCCTGATTACGATCAACATCGAGTACTACCGGGCCGAGCGGGATGAAGCCAAACTATCCTTCGAA CAAACACGGGAACTCGAAAACAGCTTGGTACAGAACCTGAAGCTGAACCATGGCCAATCGCTGCCGACTTTGCAGCGTGGCCCTGTCACCAGATACTTCCCTACTGCAG ATGAACGTGTCATCGAATACGACATCGACAAGGTTCTGTATGACAAGCGTTCTGAATTTCAAAAGATCCAGATTGTCCACTCCAAGAGTTTGGGTAACATGCTCGTTCTGGACGAACTGCAAA ATATTGCAGAAGCCGATCTTATCTACACGGAAACGTTGATGCGCCGTGGTATCGAGAACTACAAGGACAAAGAGATTTGTATCCTTGGAGGCGGGGATGGAGCCCTGCTGTACGAGCTACTGAAGGAAGAACCCAAGTTTGTGGTAATGCTGGAAATTGACGAGCTAGTCATGCAGGCCTGTAACAAGTACATGAATTCCATCTGCGGGGATGTGTTGGAGAGGCGCAAAAGTGACAATTACGAGATAGTCGTCGGCGATTGTATGGTCTACCTGAACAAATACATCAAGGATGGGCGCAAATTCGATTACGTATTCGGTGACTTGACTGATATTCCGATTTCCGATACACCTACCGGTGAAATTTGGGATTTCATTCGCACAATTTTGGAATCATCGTTCAAGGTTCTCAAGCCTACTGGAAAGTTCATGACTCAC ggAAACGGTGTCAGCTGTCCAGAGTCGCTTGAAATGTACGAGGAACAGCTTGGCAAGCTCACTCCAAAGGTCGCATTCACTAAATGCACAGCATTTGTTCCATCGTTCATGGAAGAATGGGTCTTTTATCAAGTGCAGGACGAGACCGCAGTGGCGGCCAACGTTTGA